The Lycium barbarum isolate Lr01 chromosome 9, ASM1917538v2, whole genome shotgun sequence genome has a segment encoding these proteins:
- the LOC132609495 gene encoding protein KAKU4 isoform X1 has product MDSRIGGKIVMNKRKRYAVGPYDRPQQQPQAEQEPFPKSPNWLTGHVFPATRTIISGAAKILTSVFNSDDSSQSSSESDTDSMFEDDAREENDICSEVDELNKHPQLSGERSQIKHLIEQLLMQETFSREERDRLVTIINSRVVDSSSLPEGEGSLGLHSTDDTLDHSSQAIIEARKWLEEKRDGLRSDVTLGGLSSVLKDVDDTFGSPVEMAKSYMKVRPPWASPAVDRGGLRTPSKMKAKLFDEETPYTVSGDSLSSLKKNSYASGSWNIHEEIRKVRSKATEDLLRAHPFKETNYQLRSVERKAEPKSAVGDLTGTSTAEKRNDSSSLRLAKLSDVPIKWSDVEITQDGGESESGPLNPASSIQLQDQCSNLQAIEAIRVGEHAASESYRPNGPVVSSEHNDGLHITGSDAQEEARPNLAQSSNGYTSLEASLSAGQTRGQNDVHVGGEKPKPGTSSQDKSTKSNQVEEKCELLSESAVDVPDMNETTESPAVSIPSEDLSQEEPGLVRDLAKNGKVVKKRPVRNARKTRAKR; this is encoded by the exons ATGGATTCTCGTATTGGAGGAAAAATTGTAATGAATAAACGAAAGAGATACGCTGTTGGTCCTTACGACCgtccacaacaacaaccacaGGCCGAACAGGAACCGTTTCCAAAAAGCCCTAATTGGCTAACCGGACATGTATTTCCTGCCACACGTACGATTATCTCTGGAGCTGCTAAGATTTTGACATCTGTCTTTAATTCCGATGATTCTTCCCAATCTTCATCTGAGTCTGATACCGATTCCATGTTTG AGGATGATGCTAGAGAGGAGAACGATATTTGCTCAGAAGTGGATGAGTTAAACAAG CATCCTCAATTAAGTGGAGAGAGAAGTCAAATCAAGCACCTAATTGAGCAGCTACTTATGCAGGAGACATTTTCAAG GGAGGAGCGTGATCGGTTAGTAACGATCATCAACTCAAGGGTTGTGGATTCTTCTTCATTACCAGAAGGGGAAGGCAGTTTGGGTTTGCACTCCACGGATG ATACATTGGACCACAGCAGTCAAGCAATTATAGAAGCGAGGAAATGGTTAGAGGAAAAGAGAGACGGATTGCGTTCAGATGTTACTCTCGGAGGTTTAAGCTCTGTGCTTAAAGAT GTGGATGATACTTTTGGCTCACCTGTAGAAATGGCCAAGTCATATATGAAGGTTCGTCCACCATGGGCGTCTCCTGCTGTTGATCGTGGTGGACTTAGAACCCCCTCAAAAATGAAGGCAAAGCTCTTTGACGAAGAAACACCATATACTGTCAGTGGTGATTCTCTGTCTTCCTTGAAG AAAAATTCTTATGCATCTGGCTCATGGAATATTCATGAGGAAATACGAAAAGTCCGGTCAAAAGCAACTGAAGATCTTTTACGTGCCCACCCTTTCAAGGAAACTAACTACCAATTACGTTCCGTAGAACGCAAAGCAGAACCAAAATCTGCAGTTGGTGATTTGACGGGAACCAGTACGGCAGAGAAGAGAAATGACTCAAGTTCTTTGAGACTTGCTAAACTGTCAGATGTACCCATTAAGTGGTCAG ATGTGGAAATAACACAAGATGGTGGAGAAAGTGAGAGTGGGCCTTTAAATCCTGCCTCTTCTATTCAACTGCAAGATCAG TGTTCAAACTTACAGGCTATTGAGGCAATTCGGGTTGGTGAGCATGCTGCTTCTGAATCTTACAGGCCTAATGGTCCAGTTGTTTCCTCAGAGCACAATGATG GTCTTCATATAACTGGCTCTGACGCACAGGAAGAGGCTCGACCAAATTTAGCGCAAAGTTCTAATGGCTATACATCATTAGAAGCTAG TTTGTCTGCAGGTCAAACTAGGGGACAAAATGACGTGCATGTTGGTGGTGAGAAGCCGAAACCAGGAACATCAAGTCAGGACAAGTCGACTAAATCTAACCAAGTGGAAGAGAAGTGTGAGCTTCTTAGCGAATCTGCTGTGGATGTTCCTGACATGAATGAAACAACCGAGAGTCCCGCTGTTTCCATCCCTAGTGAGGATTTATCGCAGGAGGAACCGGGTTTGGTACGTGACTTGG
- the LOC132609495 gene encoding protein KAKU4 isoform X2, with product MDSRIGGKIVMNKRKRYAVGPYDRPQQQPQAEQEPFPKSPNWLTGHVFPATRTIISGAAKILTSVFNSDDSSQSSSESDTDSMFEDDAREENDICSEVDELNKHPQLSGERSQIKHLIEQLLMQETFSREERDRLVTIINSRVVDSSSLPEGEGSLGLHSTDDTLDHSSQAIIEARKWLEEKRDGLRSDVTLGGLSSVLKDVDDTFGSPVEMAKSYMKVRPPWASPAVDRGGLRTPSKMKAKLFDEETPYTVSGDSLSSLKKNSYASGSWNIHEEIRKVRSKATEDLLRAHPFKETNYQLRSVERKAEPKSAVGDLTGTSTAEKRNDSSSLRLAKLSDVPIKWSDVEITQDGGESESGPLNPASSIQLQDQAIEAIRVGEHAASESYRPNGPVVSSEHNDGLHITGSDAQEEARPNLAQSSNGYTSLEASLSAGQTRGQNDVHVGGEKPKPGTSSQDKSTKSNQVEEKCELLSESAVDVPDMNETTESPAVSIPSEDLSQEEPGLVRDLAKNGKVVKKRPVRNARKTRAKR from the exons ATGGATTCTCGTATTGGAGGAAAAATTGTAATGAATAAACGAAAGAGATACGCTGTTGGTCCTTACGACCgtccacaacaacaaccacaGGCCGAACAGGAACCGTTTCCAAAAAGCCCTAATTGGCTAACCGGACATGTATTTCCTGCCACACGTACGATTATCTCTGGAGCTGCTAAGATTTTGACATCTGTCTTTAATTCCGATGATTCTTCCCAATCTTCATCTGAGTCTGATACCGATTCCATGTTTG AGGATGATGCTAGAGAGGAGAACGATATTTGCTCAGAAGTGGATGAGTTAAACAAG CATCCTCAATTAAGTGGAGAGAGAAGTCAAATCAAGCACCTAATTGAGCAGCTACTTATGCAGGAGACATTTTCAAG GGAGGAGCGTGATCGGTTAGTAACGATCATCAACTCAAGGGTTGTGGATTCTTCTTCATTACCAGAAGGGGAAGGCAGTTTGGGTTTGCACTCCACGGATG ATACATTGGACCACAGCAGTCAAGCAATTATAGAAGCGAGGAAATGGTTAGAGGAAAAGAGAGACGGATTGCGTTCAGATGTTACTCTCGGAGGTTTAAGCTCTGTGCTTAAAGAT GTGGATGATACTTTTGGCTCACCTGTAGAAATGGCCAAGTCATATATGAAGGTTCGTCCACCATGGGCGTCTCCTGCTGTTGATCGTGGTGGACTTAGAACCCCCTCAAAAATGAAGGCAAAGCTCTTTGACGAAGAAACACCATATACTGTCAGTGGTGATTCTCTGTCTTCCTTGAAG AAAAATTCTTATGCATCTGGCTCATGGAATATTCATGAGGAAATACGAAAAGTCCGGTCAAAAGCAACTGAAGATCTTTTACGTGCCCACCCTTTCAAGGAAACTAACTACCAATTACGTTCCGTAGAACGCAAAGCAGAACCAAAATCTGCAGTTGGTGATTTGACGGGAACCAGTACGGCAGAGAAGAGAAATGACTCAAGTTCTTTGAGACTTGCTAAACTGTCAGATGTACCCATTAAGTGGTCAG ATGTGGAAATAACACAAGATGGTGGAGAAAGTGAGAGTGGGCCTTTAAATCCTGCCTCTTCTATTCAACTGCAAGATCAG GCTATTGAGGCAATTCGGGTTGGTGAGCATGCTGCTTCTGAATCTTACAGGCCTAATGGTCCAGTTGTTTCCTCAGAGCACAATGATG GTCTTCATATAACTGGCTCTGACGCACAGGAAGAGGCTCGACCAAATTTAGCGCAAAGTTCTAATGGCTATACATCATTAGAAGCTAG TTTGTCTGCAGGTCAAACTAGGGGACAAAATGACGTGCATGTTGGTGGTGAGAAGCCGAAACCAGGAACATCAAGTCAGGACAAGTCGACTAAATCTAACCAAGTGGAAGAGAAGTGTGAGCTTCTTAGCGAATCTGCTGTGGATGTTCCTGACATGAATGAAACAACCGAGAGTCCCGCTGTTTCCATCCCTAGTGAGGATTTATCGCAGGAGGAACCGGGTTTGGTACGTGACTTGG